In the Halorubrum ruber genome, GGTTCTTATAGTTAGAATAGTGATGTCAAGATTATGCTTCAAGAAATACTCATATAATGTGGGTTTTGATATGGTAGATGTGAAATCAATATATGATGAGTGACCTACTATCCGAAATCATCGCCAAACTTCGCCCAGAAGATGGACTTGATTGGCATGGCTTCATTGTTGGCGCGGTCGTTGCGATGGTAATCGCGGTCTTATTTCAGCCGTACCTTGCTACGGCCGCAACAAATCTGAAAGTCAGCGTAGGTGCCCCGGGATATCAAGAGCCAAATGTTGATGTTTCAGTTAATGAGATGCCAGTAATTTACCCGGAGAATGTGAGTGTGGACGACTTTGATGGGTTAAAATGGAAAGAAGACTACTCCCTGTATCGGGTTCAAATAGAAAATACAGCGGATAAGCCGGTTGAAGATGTTGAGTTATCATTGCGGTTACCGGGGTGTTCAATATATACTAATCTTGAGGGACCTGGAATAACCGAGGGGATGGATTCAGATAATTATATTCAACCAAGAATTACCTTTGATTTGGAGCCCCCAGATGGCTACGAAAACAGGCTAAGTACATTGGGATGTACCAAGCAAATTGAGATCTCGAATTTACCGTCAAACGAAGTCCGGACTGTAGAATATGTTGTCACGAGAGAGTTCTCTAGATGTGACTTTATTAGTGGTTATAAGCCGACACCGGAATACAATCTTACCTACCAGTGGACTGCCGATTCTGAGGAATACGGAGTAGAACTGTCGGATCGGGTTTCGGGTCTCGATGATGATTATGAATCTGCTAGAAGCCCAGGAGGGGTAGGAATACAAACCACATTGTACCCTTCCAATGGTGAAGTTAGCTACGCATATCTAGTGAATGTGTCCGCACCATCACTCGAAGAAGGGATGAAAAAGTGTGTATACACTCCAACAAGCAGTAACATCACAGCTTCAAGATAGACGGACTCAGTAAATTCGTCTCCGACAAATCAGTGGGATGACCTTCCACTAATGTCCGTGTGTCACGAGTTTTGCCTGCGCGAGATTACCCCGAAGTTCGTTATTCCGGATGGCGTTTGTTATCCGCAAGAATAGTTCCACTGAGATTATGCGGAAACTGTATTTGCGGAAATAGGACGCGCTAGTTGGTGTAGTACTATCTTCCCAAATTAGCCGTCCTCAAATTTCTCGCGGGCATCTTCGAGTATTTCATCAATAAAATTCCTATGCCGCTGAATTACAGCTGGACGCCGTTCGATAGCAAAGTCAGTCTCCAGACGCTGTTTAACAAAGGGTAGTGTTGGTGAGTAATCGGTGAGTGGGCGTCCAGATTCAATCATTTCGTTTTGTGTTTCAAAATCGTGTTCATCAGGAGCGAGCCGTTCAAATGTTGTTGAATTTTCATTTATATATTCAGCTAGCCTTCGTTGCGCATCCCGGAACCTCTCTTCTTGGCCCGAATTTCGATAATAGATACTCTCGAATGCGTTGATCATCTGTACGTCGTTTAGCCCCTCGACAGGGGTTTCGGAGGTGATAGTAACTTTCCGCTCTTCTTGATTTGTGTACTCAACAAAGTACGCAGCAGGATCGTAGAGCATGACCTGAACTTCATCAGAAAATGGGACAAAAATCTGTAATCCTCTGTTCTGTGTACCAATTAGATACTTATCGATCTCGTACTTAAATCTAGGATTATCATGGACAACAGGATGGTCAGAAATCACAAATTCAAGATCTGTCTTATTCTCTAGGATCGCAACCTCAAGATCAATGATCAGTTCAATTCCTGTTAGTGCCTGTAGCATTGGATAAGAAAGAGGAGACTCATGAGTGATTTTGTAGTCATCAAGGATGTCCAAAGCGTTCTTTCCGCTCGGTAACTCTGGATCAACCTCTCCTGACTCCACCTTCAATTGAATATATTCTTTGGCAAGGTTGTCTATCAGTTGTTCAGTCTCTTTCTTCGTTTGTTTAGTCCTAGTTCGCTGAAGGAGGACAAAAACACAAAAGAATCGCACCTCAGAGTCAGATAGTGTATTAAAACTTCGCTCATCCCGTATTTTGTTGATAACATTTGCATGAAGATCTTCTAGACCATCCATGCTCTGTTCCACCTCTGGTCCACCGTAGAAATAGTCCTCAGAACACAAATTCGAAATAGAGGTGGGAGGGTATTCCTGTTTGTTATCTATATTATATACGGGAACACGTTCATTGTCCGTCCATCCGCGGAGAAGATACTTCGGGACATAGTGTTGGTTCTTGTACTCTGCCATCGAATATAATTGGGCCTACTGTCCAAATTAATGTTACTGAGTGGAGGAGAGTCGTAATGGTCCTATCACGAGGGTGGGCTGATGAATATTGAGTGTACAAAATTTGCGGGGATTCTCTATGGTTCCATGTCCGTACAGTCACGGTGGGGCTCCCGCGAGCGACTGAAGGAAGCGAGTGGAGTAAACCGCGCCCGGGAGTGACCGCAGGAAATGAACGGGCACAGTGGGATTCGAACCCACGACCGTCGGATTAGAAGTCCGACGCTCTATCCGGGCTGAGCTATGTGCCCTCACTCGCTTCTAATCCTCCGAGTCTAAAAAACGCCCGCGGTTCGCGCCGCCCGCGGGCCAACAGCAGACCTAAGTCCGCGAGCGGAGTATCCGCCGGTAATGAACGTTATCGGAACCGTCGGCCTCCCCGGCAGCGGGAAGGGGGAGGCGGCGAACGTGGCCGAGGCGGCCGGCATCCCCGTCGTCGTCATGGGCGACGTGATCCGCGCCGAGTGCCGCCGCCGCGGGCTCGACCCGGCCGAACACCACGGGCGGATGGCCGGCACGCTCCGCGAGGAAGAGGGCGACGACGCCATCGCCGCCCGGACGCTCCCGCGGATTCGGGAGGCCGCGGCCGAGAGCGACCGCGACGAGACCGTCCTCGTCGACGGCCTCCGCTCGACCGTCGAGCTGGAACGCTTCCGCGAGGCGTTCGGCGACGACTTCACGCTCGTCGCGATCCGCGCGCCGTTCGAGCTGCGCGCCGAGCGGTTAGGCGAGCGCGGCCGCGACGACTCCGACTCCGACCTGTCGGCGCTCCGCGAGCGCGACGAGCGCGAGATCGACCTCGGCCTCGGCGAGACCCTCGAACGGGCCGACGTCGAGATCGACAACACCGACAGCCTCGCTGCGTTCCGCGAGCGCGTCCGCGAGGAGCTGGGCGTCGACGACGCGGAGTCGGACCGCTCCGACGGCAAGGCCGGCGAGAAGCCCGACGACGCCGAGGCGACCGACGACCCTGAGGCGCCCGAGGCCGGAGGTGACGGCGCGTGATCTACAGCGTCGACGTCCGGATCGAGACGCCGGTCAACGACACGGAGGTGACCGACCGGGTCACCGACGCGGTCGAGAACGTCTTCCCCGACGCCGAGCCGGTCCACGAGGACGGGCGGCTCGTCTCCGAGACGCACAGCCTCGACGCCTTCTCCGACGTGCTCCACGAACAGGAGATCCTCGACACCGCGCGGCGCGTCTTCCGGCAGAACAGGACGGAGGAGGAGTTCACCTTCTCGCTGAAGAAGCAGGCGGCGTTCGAGGGCGTCGTCAACTTCGCGGTCGGCGAGTCGGACGAGCTCGGCGAGATCGACGTCGAGGTTCGCGTCCGCGAGCCGGACGTCGAGTCGTTCATCGACTACGTCGCGCCCGAGACCGACGAGGGGCAGCCCGTCGACCCCGTCCGCGAGTATGGCGACCGGTTCGACCCCGAGGACGAGGCGTACTGAGGGCGGGAGGCGGTCAGCCGAGAAAGTTCTCCGACTCAGTTACTCAACGCCGACGAGCCCGCGCCGCCGATCGCGCCGAAGACGGCCGGGTAGACGGCGCCGGCGAGCAGGACGGCGGTGACGATGTCCGGAGCCACGCTCCCGTCGCCGACCGCGTACCGGAACAGGAACGCCCCGACGACAGCGAGCGGGAGGTAGCCGGCCGCGACGAGCGCTCCCGAGCGGGCGCCGTCGAGTGGCGCGTCCGCGCCGGCGACCCGACCCGCGACGAGGCCTGCGACGAGCAGGAGGACCGGCGGGACGAGTAGTAGGAATCCCGCGCCCTCGGCCTCCATGAGGAGGTTCCGCGACGACGTGCCGCCGAACAGCGCGGGGAACACGGTCTCGACGAAGTGGGCGTTGTAGAACATCCAGCCGGACACCTGCCACGTCGAGATGGGGTCGCTCCCGAACAGCTCGGCGAGGAAGTTGAGCCCCGACAGCCCCTCCTCGATCCGGCCGCTCTGCGTGAGGTAGACGGACAGGTAGCCGACGAGGTACGCGGCGGCGCCGGCGACCGCGCCGGCGACCGCCTCTCTGGCGATGCTCGGATCCGAACCGGTCGTCGCGGTCGTTCCACCGGGTGGTGACGAGGACATGCGCTCGGTGTCGTTTCGGACGCCGTAAGTGTTTGTTGGGTCGGGATCGTCACCGTAATTCAACAGAATCGTCGGTTGAAACACCCGCTCTCGCCGGAATTTTCGCCGGTCAGGCGGTCGCCTCGCGCCATTCCGCCTGCGTGATCGTGTACCGGACCTCGTCGTGGACGGTGCCGTCCGGGAAGGTCATGTGGTTTCGGAGCAGCCCCTCGCGGCGGCCCCCGAGCCGGTCGACGTACCGCTCGATCGCGCGCCGCGAGTTCTCGTTGTCGGGGTGGTGGCTCACGGCGACGACCTCCAGGTCGAGGTCGTCAAACGCGACCTCGACGAGCGCGGCGGCGCGCTCGCCGGAGTAGCCTCGGCCCCAGAACCGCTTGCGGAGCCACGTGCCGAGGAGCGCGGTGCGCTTCTCCCAGTCGACGTGGAAGCCGCCGAAGCCGGCGAGCTCGCCGGCGCCGTCCTCGCCCTCGCGCGGTCGGATGACGTAGCTCGCGGCCTCTCCCTCCTCGAAGCGCTCTCGGCCGCGTTTGAGGAACTCCAGCGTCTCCTTTTTTGTCTCGTGGGGGTCCCACGCGAGATGCTCGGTCACCTCGTCGATGTCGGGATCCGACGAGCAGATACGGTAACACTCGTCGAGGTCGACGGTCTCCGGACTTCTCGCCTCCAACCGCAGTCGGTCCGTTTCGATCGTTTCGGGGAACACGCCGGTCGGGTCGTCGCCGACCGAATAAACTCCACCGGCGGCCTGCGACCCTTTATCACGGCTTTGTTGAGATACCATTCTTCAGATACATTCTCGCCTGAAACAGCCGATCGATGAGAGCTGCTTCTTGATCGATAGCGGGAGTGAGTGTAGTACGTCGTGAGTGAGGCCATTTATACGGGAAACCGGGGAGTTGCTGTCGGCTATTTATAAACGGTCGACCGCGTTGCGCTGACGACCTCCAAAGCCCCAGCCGCGACGGCTCGCGCGCCTTGCTGTGCTCCTCGCTCAGTCGCTCGCGCTCCCTCGCTGCGGTGCTTGCTGCGGCGTGCTTCGCCCTCGCGGCTGCCCCTTTGAGTCCCGCCCCGCACCGCTCCGCACAGCACCTCACGCCTCCCCAACCTCGTCAGTCGCCTCCGCTTCGCTCCGGCGACTGACTCCCTCGCGGGCTGGCTCGCGGCCTCCGCTTCGCTCCGGCCGCTCGCAGGCGCGCCATCGCCGACTATTTATAAGCGGCCGTCGCCGCCGCTGGCGACTATTTAAATACCAAATCGCTGCTACCGATCTGCGATACCCACTCCCGAAATCGCTCGCCGCTACCCCTGTATTGAACAAATCAAGTCAGAATATTCTGAGGATTTCGACAGGGCGTTATCACGGGCCGATCGTCGTCATTCGTGGAGCGCGTCGGCGAGGTCGGCGGCGACGTCCGCGATCGCCTCTCGCGCCCGATCGACGTCCTGCATCGTCATGAACCCGTGAACCATCGACGGGTAGTTCTCGTAGCGGGTCGCGACGCCGTCCGCGACGAGCTTCTCCGCGTACGCCTTCCCGCCGTCTCGGAGCGGGTCGAAGCCTGCGGTGACGACCGTCGCGGGCGCGACGCCGGAGAGGTCCCCGGCGTTGATCGGATCGGCGTACGGGTTCCGGCGGTGGATCTCGCTCCGGTAGTAGGCCTCGGAAAACCACTCGATGTCTTCCCGCGAGAGGACGACCCCGGCGTGTTCGCGCACCGACTCCTGCTCGGGGTCGATTCCGATCCCGGGATACAGCAGCGCCTGATGTGCGATCTCGGGGCCGTCCCGCTCGGCGGCCATCAGCGCCGTCACGGCGGCGAGGTTGCCCCCCGCAGAGTCGCCTGCGACCGCGACGTCGCCGGTGCCGCGGAGCCGCTCCGTCGAGTCCGCCGCCCACTCGACCGCGGCGTAGGCGTCCTCGACGGCGGCCGGGAACGGGTGTTCGGGCGCGAGGCGGTACTCGACGGAGAGGACGGCACAGCCGCTCTCCCGCGTCAGGTGGCGACAGAGCCAGTCGTGGGTCTCGACGCTGCCGAGAACGAACCCGCCGCCGTGGAAGAAGACGACGGTCGGGTGCGGTGGGTCGCTGTCCGGGAGGTACAGCCGCGCCTCGCTGTCTCCTTCCGGGCCCGGAACCCTCACCGACTCCGTCGCGCCGACGCTCGGCGGATTGCGGTTCTGGAGCCGCGTCAGGGGCCCGGTCAGGCGCCGGAGCAGTTTTAGCTTGTAGCCGCCGTGCGGGAGGGGAATCCGCGACTGGCGGGCCGCGGCGCGCTTCGCTTGGGGGTCGATCTGGTCGGCGCTCACGCCGCGAGAGTCGTCGGGCCGTCGACAAGACGGTTGCGGCGGAGTCGCCCGGGCGCGGGCGGTGCCGAGTCGCTCACCCGGTCACGCCGGCCGCGCGTAGCTCCTCGCGGATCGCGTCGCGTTTCACTAAGGCGAAACCGACGCAGATGATCAGGAAGCCGGCGACCGTCGTTGCGGTGATCCCCTCATCGAGGAGGAGCCACCCGACGACGGCGGCGAACACGGGCGCGACGTAGGAGACGAGGTTGATCTCGATCGGGCCGAGCCGGTCGAGCAGGTCGAAGTAGATGAGGAAGCCGATTCCGCTGGCGACGACCGAGAGGTAGCCCAAGGCGAGCAGCGACTCCGTCGTCCACGCGACGTCGGCGACCGACTCGCCGAGTGCGAGCGAGACCAAGTGGGTGAGTCCGGCACCGAGCAGCATCGCCCACGCCTCCATCGTCTCGACCGCGATGTCGGCCTCGGAGGCCCGGGAGAGGACGGAGCCGAGCGCGAAGGAGGCGGCCGCGAGCAGGACGAGCAGCTTCGCGACCGTGCCGCCGCCGGTCAGGTTCGCGGGGTCAGGGTTCGCGAGCACGACCGCGCCGACGAGCCCGATCGCCAGCCCGAGCGCCCCGACCGCGGTCAGTCGCTCCGCGGGGAGGAAGGCGCGCGCGAACACCGTGGTCAGGAGCGGAGAGAGGCTGACGATGACGGCCGCGACGGCGCTCGTCACCGCAGGGTCGGTCTCGCCGACGAACAGGAACGAGTGGTAGGCGGCGATGATGAACACGGCGCCGGAGAGGACTTCCAACCACGCGTCGCGGCCGCGGGGGATCGGGTCGTCGACCGCGTACGCGGCGTACGCGAGCATGACGACCCCGGCCACGTCGTACCGGAGCGCCGCGAACAGCACCGGCGGGAAGTACGCCAACCCCGCCTTGATCGCGACGAACGCCGAACCCCAGACGGAGGCGAGGATCAGGAACAGCGAGAGGTTTCTGAGACGGCTCACGTCCGCCCTCTCCCCGCGGCGCGCCAAAAGGTTCCGGAAACGGTCGCGTTCGCTGGATTCGCCCGGGAGGGAGAGGCGGGTGGCGTCCGCTACCGGACTCGGTACCCGTCGGCGTCGCGGGCGACGACGCCCACGTCGGAGAGCCGGCTGAGCGCGCTCTCGACCGTCGACTCCCGCGCGCCGACCTCGTCGGCGACCGCCGCGGGGGTGCCGTCCGTCTCGACCACTGCGGCGATGACGGCCGCGAAGAAGCGGCTGTCGGCCTGCCCGCCGAGCCGCTCGTCGATCTCCCCCAGCGCGTCCTCGACGCGACCCTGAACCCACCGCTGGGCGAGCGAGAGCTCGCGGTCGAGGTCCTGAAGCCGCGCGAACTCCTGGGCGAGCTCCGCGAGGTCACCCGTCGCGCCTGAGCCGTCGGGGGCCTCGATCGAGAGGTGCGGACAGCGCCCGGACATGTCGAGGCTGTTCTTCGCCGGGTAGGCGCTCTTCGCGCCGAAGCCGTACGGCGAGACGCTCACCTCTAAGCGGAGGCTGCGCGCGATCCGGAAGTACTTCCGGCGCTGGTCGTCCGTCGTCGACTCGACGAGACCGGCCTCCTCCAGCTTCCGCAGGTGGTCGATCACCGCCTTCGGGCTCACGTCGAGGTACTCCGAGATCTCCGTGACGTAGCAGGGTTTGGTCGCGAGAAGCCGGAGGATTCGCCGCCGGTTCTCGTTGCCGAGGAGATCGAGCAGTACCGCGGAGTCCATTAACGTGTGGTTAGCGTTCAGCGGATAAAAGGTTGGCTTCCGGCGACAGACGCGTCGAGCGGAGATCGAAGGACGGGACGGCGGGTGGAGCGATTCGTTCGTGCTCGCTTTCGCCCGCCGCTGAGGCGCCGTCCCCGAGCAGGTGCGGCTCGTTCGTTCGACCGCCTCACGCTATGACGTATCTCGATACCGCCGCGGCAGCCCAAATACTGATTACCGTGACGGCGCACCCTTACGGAGGGAATGCCCGAGAAACAGCCGCGTCCCGAATGGAACCTCTCCGAGCGGGACACGATCATCTTACAGGAACTCGCGCGCGACCCGCAGCTCACCTCCCGCAGGCTCCGGGACCTCCTCGACGAGGAGCACGACATCGACGTCTCTCACGTCACCGTCAACGAGTCGATCCGGCGGATGCGCGAGGACGGAGTGTTCCGCGAGGCGCTGGTCCCCAACGAAGAGCAGCTCTTCTTCTCGCTTTTCGAGTTCCAGTTCAACCCCGAGGGGTTCGAAGAGAACTGGCGGGACGCGCTCGAACACATCCGGTCGAGCCGCCACACGTTCATGTACTTCCTCTCCGACGGCGACTACCAGTGGAAGACCATCATGATGTTCAAAGACCGCGAACAGGAGTCGAAGTGGATCCACGAGTTCTACAAGGAGTACGGCGAGCTCATCACTAACCTCCGCAACTCCGTCGTGACGAACGTCCTCAAGTTCGGGACCGACCCCGAGCTGTTCGAGGTGTTTCAGGAGGACGGCGACGACGAGTGACCGTCGCCGCCGGTCACCGACTCAGTCGAATTCGCCGAACCGCGTGACGGCCTCTAACTCCTCCGTCGGCGGGTCCTCGAACGCGTCCCGCGCGATCGACCGCCGGTGGACCTCGTCGGCGCCGTCGACGATGCGGAACTGCCGGACGTTCTCGTGGAAGCGCGCGATCGGCAGGTCGTAGGCGATCCCGTTGCCGCCGCAGAACTGGAGGGCGTCGTCGATCGCCTCCTGCGTCACGTTCGCCGCGAACGTCTTCGCCATCGCCACCTCGATCCGCGCCTCGTGGCCGTCGGCGATCCGCCCGGCCGCGTGCCGCACCATCGTGCGGGCGGCGTGGAGCTCGGTCCGGCGGTCGGCGATCCGGAACCGCGGGCCCTGCTTCTCCGAGAGCGGCTCGCCGAACCCCTCCCGCTCGGAGAGGTACGCGGTCGCGATGTCGAGCGCGCGGTCGGCCATCCCGGCGTACCGCATACAGTGGGTGAGCCGGGCCGGCCCGAGCCGCTGTTGGACCAGCGTGAACCCCTCGTTCTCCTCGCCCAGCGTGTTCTCCACGGGCACCCGGACGTTGTCGAACCGGATCTCGGCGTGCGTCGTCCCCACCAGCCCCTCGCCGAGGTGCGGGATGTTCCGGACGATCTCGACGCCGTCGGCGTCGGCGGGCACGAGGATGACCGAACAGCCCGCGTACGGGTGCGCCTCCTGGTCGGTGCGCGCGAACGTCAGGAACACGTCGGCGTCGAGGCCGCCCGTCGTCCACCACTTGTGACCGTCGATGACCCACTCGTCGCCGTCCTTCTCGGCGGTCGTCCCCAGCATCTTCGGGTCCGACCCGCCGCCCCCCATCGGCTCGGTCATCGCGAACCCGGAGTCGATCTCGCCGGCCGCGAGCGGGCGGAGCCAGCGCTCCTTCTGCTCCTCGGTGGCCGCGATCTCGAGGGTGTGCATGTTCCCCTCGTCCGGCGCCGCACACCTGAGTGCGGTCGGGCCGAGCAGGCTCCGTCCCGCCTCCTCGAACACGGGGAGCATCTCGCGGAAGCCGAGCCCGAGCCCGCCGTACTCCTCGTCGACCTGCGGGGCGTAGATGCCCTCGTCGCGCGCGGCGTCGCGCAGCGCCTCGATCTCCGCCGGCGGGATCGGCCCCCGACCGAGCCACTCACGCTCGACCGGGAGCACCGTCTCGTCGACGAACTCCCTGACGGCCTCGGCGACCTCCGGTCCGCGTCCGATGTCGTCGTACTCCATACCGGCCCTTATTTAGCAATGTAAATAGTGGTTCCGGCTATTCTCCCAAAATTCTATATTACGCGAAACTGATCCCCAATGTACCGAAAAATAGATTTACAATGTTAGTTGAATATGCGACAACCGATGAAAGCCGTTCGGGCATAGATCGGCCGGCTGCCGTCGCCTCCGGCCCGCATCGAACGGGGGGAGACCGGCCGTGACTGACGCCGATTACCTCGACAGGCTGGTCGACGACGACGCGCTCGGGACGTATCTCGCGGGCGAGTTCGGGCCGGCCGACACGTTCGCCGTCGAGCGACACGCGGAGGGGCACTCGAACGAGACGCTGTTCGTCACGTGGGGCGACCGCGAGTTAGTCATCCGGCGGCCGCCGCCCGGCGAGACGGCCGACACGGCCCACGACGTGCTGCGCGAGTACCGCGTCGTCGACGCACTCTCCGACACCGGCGTCCCGGTTCCATCGACGCTGCGCGCCTGCGACGACGCCGCGGTGCTCGGGAGCGACTTCTACGTCATGGAGCGCACCGACGGCGACGTGCTGCGCGACGCCGAGCCAACGCGGTTCGCCGACCCGGCCGCGCGCGAACGCGTCGGGGGCGAACTCGTCGACACGCTCGCGGCGATCCACGCGGTGGACTACGAGGCGGTCGGGCTCGGCGAGTTCGGTCGCCCGGAGGGGTACACGGCCCGGCAGGTCGAGCGCTGGACGAACCAGCTCGACTGGGCCTTCGGGACGACGGAGTCGGTCAGGGAGGTGCCGGACTTGGTCGCCGTCGGCGAGTGGCTCGCCGACAACGTGCCCGACGAGCACCCGGAGACGCTCGTCCACGGCGACTTCAAGCTCGACAACGTGATGTACGGCCCCGGGACGCCGCCGGCGGTCGTGGCCGTCTTCGACTGGGAGCTGTCGACGCTCGGCGACCCCCTCGCCGACCTCGGCTGGCTGCTGTTGTTCTGGTACGACGAGGGCGACCCGGCCCCGGCGATGCCCGACCTGATGTCGACGTTCACCGCCCGCGAGGGGTACCCGACGCGCGCGGAACTGATCGACCGGTACGAGGCGTCGACGGGCCGCGAGTTCGCCCACGAGCGGTTCTACCGCGCGCTTGCGGCGTACAAGATGGCCGCGCTCGGCGAGATGTTCCTCGCGCGGCACCTGAACGACGACAGCGACGACCCGCTGTATCCGAAGATGGAGACGCAGGTCCCCGAGCTCGCGGCGCGGACGCTCGCGTACGTGGAAGGCGAGACCGAGCGGCTGTAGGCCCGCCGTCGGACCGTGGGCCGCGACTTACCGCGCCGTCCAGCCGCCGTCCGCGGCGAGCGTCTCGCCGGTGACGAAGCTCGCCGCGTCGCTCGCGAGGAAGACGACCGGGCCGGCTATCTCCGTCGGCTCGGCGAAGCGGTCGAGCGGCGTCCGGTCGAGGATCGACTGCCGGAGCCGCTCGTTCTCTTGGAGGGTCTCCGTGAGTTCGGTCGCGACGTACCCGGGCGCGACCGCGTTCACCCGCACCTCCGGCGCCCAGTCCATCGCCGCGCTCTTCGTCAGCCCGACGAGCCCGTGTTTCGACGCGACGTACGGGTGCTGTTTCGGCAGCCCGACCTCGCCCGCCACGCTGGCGACGTTGACGACGCTCCCCTCCGCCTCACGCAGGTGCGGGCCGGCGGCCCGGAGGGTCCGGAACGAGCCCCGCAGGTTCACGTCGAGCACGCCGTCGACCGCGTCCGACTCGATCTCGGTCGGGTCCCCGAGCGCGTCGTCGGGGTTGAACCCGGCGTTGTTGACCAAGACGTCGAGCGAGCCGAACGCCTCGACGGTCTCCTCCACGAGCGCCTCCACGTCGGCGTCGTCGGTCACGTCCGCGGTGATCCCGCGCGCCTCGACGCCGAGGTCGCGGGCCTCGTCGGCGACGGCCTCGACCTCCGCGGCCGTGCGCGCAGATGGGACGACCGTCGCCCCCGCCGCGGCCATCCCGAGGGTTATCGCGCGCCCGATCCCGCGCCCGCCGCCGGTGACGACGGCGACCTTCCCAGAGAGATCCGGGAGGGCGTCGCCCGGCGTCGGGGCGGCGGCGTCCGCACCGTCTCCGTCGGCCGACGGCACCTCCTCGTCTCTCATTCGCCACCTCCGTCGCCCGGCGCGTACGGCAGCTCCGGCTCCTCGACGGTCTCCCGGAGCGTCTTCTTGTCGAACTTCCCGGTCGCGGTCTTCGGGATCTCCTCGCGGAACCGGACGTCGTCCGGGAGCCACCAGCGCGGGAACTCTTCTTCGAGGAACGACCGGATCGCCTCCACGTCGAGCTCGCGGCCCGCCTTCGGCACGACGAACGCCAGCGGCCGCTCCTGCCAACGCTCGTGCGGCGCCGCGATCACGACCGCCTCGGCGACGTCGTCGTGCGCCATCAGGGCGTTCTCCAGCTCGATGCTGGAGATCCACTCGCCGCCCGACTTGATCACGTCCTTGGCTCGGTCGACGACCTCAATGTATCCGTCCTCGTCGACGGTGGCGATGTCGCCGGTGCGGAGCCAGCGCGCCCCGCCGTCCTCGGCCGCGACGAAGTCCGTCTCGTTGGCCTCCGGGCGGTTGTAGTACTCGCTGACGACGCTGGGGCCGCGGACGAGCAGCTCGCCGAACGCCTCGCCGTCCCAGGCGATCGGCTCGCCGTCGTCTCCGACGACCCGCATCTCCAGCCCGGGCGAGAGCAGCCCCTGCTTCGCCCGCTTGTCGAGTTCCGCCTCGCGGTCGCCGTCGGCGGTCCCCGAGGTCGGCCGCGAGACCGACCCGATGCTCATCGTCTCGGTCATTCCCCACGCGTGTTCGATCGTCACGTCGTGTTCGTCCTCGTACCGCCGCATCACCTCCCGCGGCGCGGCACTGCCGCCGACGACGATGCGTTCGAGCGAGGAGAGGTCGCCGCCGTGCTCGTCTAAGTGGTCGAGCACGTCGATCCACACCGTCGGGACCCCAGCGGTGAGCGTCACGCCCTCCTCCTCGATCAGCTCGACGAGGTCGGCGGGGTCCGGGACGGTCCCGGGTACACCTGTTTCGCGCCCGCCATCGTCACGGCGTACGGGAACTCCCACGAGTTCACATGGAACATGGGGACGACCGGCATCACCACGTCGTCCTCGGCGATGTCGAGCGCGGCGGGCGTCATCACCATCATCGCGTGGGCGTAGATCATCTTGTGGGTGTACTCGACCCCCTTCGGCTTCCCCGTCGTCCCGGAGGTGTAACACATCCCGGCGGGGTCGTCCTCGGAGAGCGAGGGCCACGATTCCATCGGGTCGGCGTCCGCGATCAGCTCCTCGAACGACGACAGCGGCAGGTCCGCCTCCGTCTCGGGGACCGCGTCGTCCATGACGACGACCTCGCGGACGCCGTCGATCCGGTCCCACAGGCGGTCGAGGACCGCCACGGCG is a window encoding:
- a CDS encoding ArsR/SmtB family transcription factor; translated protein: MDSAVLLDLLGNENRRRILRLLATKPCYVTEISEYLDVSPKAVIDHLRKLEEAGLVESTTDDQRRKYFRIARSLRLEVSVSPYGFGAKSAYPAKNSLDMSGRCPHLSIEAPDGSGATGDLAELAQEFARLQDLDRELSLAQRWVQGRVEDALGEIDERLGGQADSRFFAAVIAAVVETDGTPAAVADEVGARESTVESALSRLSDVGVVARDADGYRVR
- a CDS encoding Lrp/AsnC family transcriptional regulator; translation: MPEKQPRPEWNLSERDTIILQELARDPQLTSRRLRDLLDEEHDIDVSHVTVNESIRRMREDGVFREALVPNEEQLFFSLFEFQFNPEGFEENWRDALEHIRSSRHTFMYFLSDGDYQWKTIMMFKDREQESKWIHEFYKEYGELITNLRNSVVTNVLKFGTDPELFEVFQEDGDDE
- a CDS encoding acyl-CoA dehydrogenase family protein; the protein is MEYDDIGRGPEVAEAVREFVDETVLPVEREWLGRGPIPPAEIEALRDAARDEGIYAPQVDEEYGGLGLGFREMLPVFEEAGRSLLGPTALRCAAPDEGNMHTLEIAATEEQKERWLRPLAAGEIDSGFAMTEPMGGGGSDPKMLGTTAEKDGDEWVIDGHKWWTTGGLDADVFLTFARTDQEAHPYAGCSVILVPADADGVEIVRNIPHLGEGLVGTTHAEIRFDNVRVPVENTLGEENEGFTLVQQRLGPARLTHCMRYAGMADRALDIATAYLSEREGFGEPLSEKQGPRFRIADRRTELHAARTMVRHAAGRIADGHEARIEVAMAKTFAANVTQEAIDDALQFCGGNGIAYDLPIARFHENVRQFRIVDGADEVHRRSIARDAFEDPPTEELEAVTRFGEFD
- a CDS encoding phosphotransferase family protein, with product MTDADYLDRLVDDDALGTYLAGEFGPADTFAVERHAEGHSNETLFVTWGDRELVIRRPPPGETADTAHDVLREYRVVDALSDTGVPVPSTLRACDDAAVLGSDFYVMERTDGDVLRDAEPTRFADPAARERVGGELVDTLAAIHAVDYEAVGLGEFGRPEGYTARQVERWTNQLDWAFGTTESVREVPDLVAVGEWLADNVPDEHPETLVHGDFKLDNVMYGPGTPPAVVAVFDWELSTLGDPLADLGWLLLFWYDEGDPAPAMPDLMSTFTAREGYPTRAELIDRYEASTGREFAHERFYRALAAYKMAALGEMFLARHLNDDSDDPLYPKMETQVPELAARTLAYVEGETERL
- a CDS encoding SDR family NAD(P)-dependent oxidoreductase, whose product is MRDEEVPSADGDGADAAAPTPGDALPDLSGKVAVVTGGGRGIGRAITLGMAAAGATVVPSARTAAEVEAVADEARDLGVEARGITADVTDDADVEALVEETVEAFGSLDVLVNNAGFNPDDALGDPTEIESDAVDGVLDVNLRGSFRTLRAAGPHLREAEGSVVNVASVAGEVGLPKQHPYVASKHGLVGLTKSAAMDWAPEVRVNAVAPGYVATELTETLQENERLRQSILDRTPLDRFAEPTEIAGPVVFLASDAASFVTGETLAADGGWTAR